From Pseudomonas sp. G.S.17, the proteins below share one genomic window:
- the fliN gene encoding flagellar motor switch protein FliN: MADDKDMTSAEDQALADEWAAALGESGDGGQDDIDALLAADAGNSSASSRLAMEEFGSVPRSNGQVNLDGPNLDVILDIPVSISMEVGSTDINIRNLLQLNQGSVIELDRLAGEPLDVLVNGTLIAHGEVVVVNEKFGIRLTDVISPSERIKKLR, from the coding sequence ATGGCTGATGATAAAGATATGACCTCTGCTGAAGATCAGGCATTGGCCGATGAATGGGCTGCGGCACTGGGCGAATCCGGTGATGGCGGTCAGGACGACATCGACGCACTGTTGGCAGCTGATGCCGGCAATTCGTCGGCTTCCAGCCGTCTGGCCATGGAAGAGTTCGGCAGCGTGCCGCGCAGCAACGGTCAGGTGAATCTCGATGGCCCGAATCTGGATGTGATCCTCGACATTCCGGTGTCGATCTCCATGGAAGTCGGCAGCACCGACATCAACATCCGTAACCTGCTGCAACTCAATCAGGGTTCGGTGATCGAGCTGGATCGTCTGGCCGGTGAACCGCTGGACGTGCTGGTCAACGGCACGTTGATCGCCCATGGCGAAGTGGTGGTGGTCAACGAGAAATTTGGCATCCGCCTGACCGATGTCATCAGCCCCAGCGAACGTATCAAGAAGCTGCGCTGA
- the fliR gene encoding flagellar biosynthetic protein FliR, whose amino-acid sequence MLPMFRITSLLMTMPIFGTTLVPRRIRLYFALAITVVIAPVLPPMPQVNALDLSALLLIGEQIIIGAGLGLFLQLFFQAFVIAGQIISTQMGMGFASMIDPTNGVSAAVIGQFFTMLVTLLFLGMNGHLVVLETLVESFTTMPVGSGLLVSNFWALANSLGWVMGAALTLVLPAITALLVVNIAFGVMTRAAPQLNIFSIGFPLTLVLGMGILWVSLGDILNQYQPLVADALRTFRDMVRAR is encoded by the coding sequence ATGCTGCCGATGTTTCGCATCACTTCACTGTTGATGACCATGCCGATTTTCGGTACGACGCTCGTGCCCAGGCGCATTCGTCTGTATTTCGCGCTGGCCATTACTGTGGTGATCGCCCCCGTGTTGCCGCCCATGCCGCAAGTCAACGCGCTGGACCTCAGCGCGCTGTTGCTCATCGGCGAACAAATCATCATCGGCGCCGGGCTGGGGTTGTTTCTGCAATTGTTCTTTCAGGCGTTCGTGATCGCCGGACAGATCATCTCGACGCAAATGGGCATGGGCTTTGCTTCCATGATCGACCCTACCAACGGCGTCTCCGCCGCAGTGATCGGGCAGTTCTTTACCATGCTGGTTACCCTGCTGTTCCTGGGCATGAACGGCCATCTGGTAGTCCTGGAAACCCTGGTTGAAAGCTTCACCACGATGCCAGTCGGCAGCGGACTGCTTGTGTCCAACTTCTGGGCGCTGGCCAACAGCCTCGGCTGGGTGATGGGCGCCGCGCTGACGTTGGTGTTGCCGGCGATCACCGCGCTGCTGGTGGTCAACATTGCCTTTGGCGTGATGACTCGCGCCGCGCCGCAATTGAACATCTTTTCTATCGGTTTTCCGCTGACGCTGGTGTTGGGCATGGGTATTTTGTGGGTCAGCCTGGGTGACATTCTCAATCAGTACCAACCGCTGGTGGCTGATGCGCTGCGAACGTTCCGCGATATGGTGAGGGCGCGCTGA
- the flhB gene encoding flagellar biosynthesis protein FlhB, protein MAENENGQDKTEDPTEKKKSEARKEGQIARSKELNTLVIMLVGAGGLLSFGSDIAQMMMELMRSNFIISRETLMDQSYMAKMLLSSGKLALAAMLPFLVALMLASLIAPISLGGWLFSAKTMAPKFSRMNPISGLKRMVSVTALIELLKSFGKFLIVLVVALVVLNKDKADLISIAHEPLEMAIIHSLQVVGWSTLWMACGLMIIAAIDVPFQIWEAHKKLLMTKQEIRDEHKDAEGRPEVKQRIRQLQRDMSQRRMMESIPTADVIITNPTHFAVALKYDPEQGGAPMLVAKGTDFIALKIREIGAHHQILILESPGLARSIYYSTELDQEIPAGLYLAVAQVLAYVYQIRQYHSGRGKRPDPLGDISIPPDLQRDS, encoded by the coding sequence ATGGCCGAGAACGAGAATGGTCAGGACAAGACAGAAGACCCCACGGAAAAAAAGAAGTCGGAGGCCCGAAAAGAGGGGCAGATTGCTCGATCCAAGGAGCTCAACACCCTGGTGATCATGCTGGTCGGTGCCGGCGGGTTGTTGTCCTTTGGCAGCGATATAGCGCAAATGATGATGGAGCTGATGCGCTCGAACTTCATCATCAGTCGCGAAACGCTCATGGACCAAAGCTACATGGCCAAGATGCTGCTCAGCTCCGGCAAGCTGGCGTTGGCAGCCATGCTGCCTTTTCTGGTGGCGCTGATGCTCGCCTCCCTCATCGCGCCGATTTCCCTGGGTGGCTGGCTATTCTCGGCCAAGACCATGGCCCCCAAATTCAGTCGCATGAACCCGATCTCTGGTCTCAAGCGCATGGTGTCGGTCACGGCACTGATCGAGTTGCTCAAGAGCTTCGGCAAGTTTTTGATTGTCCTGGTCGTCGCCCTGGTGGTCCTGAACAAGGATAAGGCGGACCTGATTTCCATTGCTCACGAACCCTTGGAAATGGCGATTATTCACAGCTTGCAGGTGGTCGGCTGGAGCACGCTGTGGATGGCCTGCGGTTTGATGATCATTGCCGCCATCGACGTGCCGTTTCAGATCTGGGAAGCGCACAAGAAGCTGCTGATGACCAAGCAGGAAATTCGCGACGAGCACAAGGATGCTGAAGGGCGGCCAGAGGTCAAGCAGCGCATACGCCAGTTGCAGCGCGACATGTCCCAGCGGCGCATGATGGAGTCGATCCCCACTGCTGATGTGATCATCACCAACCCGACCCACTTCGCGGTTGCCCTCAAATACGATCCGGAGCAGGGCGGCGCGCCGATGCTGGTGGCCAAGGGTACGGATTTCATCGCCTTGAAGATCCGCGAGATCGGCGCCCATCATCAGATTCTGATTCTTGAATCACCAGGGCTGGCGCGCTCGATCTATTACAGCACCGAGCTGGATCAGGAGATCCCGGCCGGGCTGTATCTGGCGGTGGCTCAGGTGCTGGCGTATGTCTATCAGATTCGCCAATACCATTCGGGTCGCGGCAAGCGTCCCGATCCGTTGGGGGACATCTCCATCCCGCCGGATTTGCAGCGCGATTCCTGA
- the flhA gene encoding flagellar biosynthesis protein FlhA produces MDRSQLISSARSNLAGLGRGQLGVPLLLLVMMAMMMLPMPPFLLDVFFTFNIALSIVVLLVCVYALRPLDFSVFPTILLVATLLRLALNVASTRVVMLHGQDGHAAAGKVIQAFGEVVIGGNYVVGIVVFAILMIINFVVITKGAGRISEVSARFTLDAMPGKQMAIDADLNAGLIDQPEAKRRRLEVAQEAEFYGSMDGASKFVRGDAIAGLLILFINLIGGVLVGMLQHNMTFAEAGKIYTLLTIGDGLVAQLPSLLLSTAAAIMVTRASGSEEMGKLINRQMFTSHKALSVSAGIMIVMGLVPGMPHFSFISLGLVAGGVAYLLWKKQNVVKVQALEEVKRQQEMLPSPTRVQDSKELGWDDVTPIDMIGLEVGYRLIPLVDRNQGGQLLARIKGVRKKLSQELGFLMPTVHIRDNLDLAPSAYRLTLMGVTLAEAEIYPDRELAINPGQVFGTLNGITAKDPAFGLEAVWIEISQRSQAQSLGYTVVDASTVVATHLNQILYKHSHELIGHEEVQQLMQLLAKGSPKLAEELVPGILSLSALLKVLQSLLAEQVPVRDIRSIAEAIANNAMRSQDTAALVAAVRVGLSRAIVQSIVGIEPELPVITLEPRLEQILLNSLQKAGQGQEEGVLLEPSMAEKLQRSLIDAAQRQEMQGLPVILLVAGPVRAMLSRFGRLAVPNMHVLAYQEIPDNKQVTIVATVGPNG; encoded by the coding sequence GTGGATCGCTCTCAATTAATCAGTAGCGCACGCAGTAATCTTGCGGGTCTCGGTCGGGGCCAGTTGGGTGTGCCGTTGTTGCTGTTGGTCATGATGGCAATGATGATGTTGCCAATGCCGCCGTTCCTGCTGGACGTCTTTTTCACCTTCAACATCGCGCTGTCGATTGTGGTCCTGCTGGTCTGCGTCTACGCATTGCGCCCTCTGGATTTTTCGGTATTCCCCACCATTCTGCTGGTGGCGACGTTGCTGCGCCTGGCGCTCAACGTTGCCTCGACGCGGGTGGTGATGCTTCACGGTCAGGATGGTCACGCCGCAGCCGGCAAGGTGATCCAGGCCTTCGGTGAGGTGGTGATTGGTGGCAACTACGTAGTCGGTATCGTGGTTTTCGCGATCCTGATGATCATCAACTTCGTGGTAATCACCAAAGGTGCCGGGCGGATTTCCGAGGTGAGCGCGCGTTTCACCCTGGACGCCATGCCCGGCAAACAGATGGCCATCGATGCCGACTTGAACGCCGGGCTGATCGATCAGCCTGAGGCCAAGCGTCGGCGTCTGGAAGTTGCCCAGGAAGCCGAGTTCTACGGCTCCATGGACGGTGCCTCGAAATTCGTTCGCGGTGACGCCATCGCCGGTCTGTTGATTCTGTTTATCAACCTCATCGGCGGCGTTCTGGTCGGCATGCTGCAGCACAACATGACATTCGCCGAAGCGGGCAAAATCTACACGCTGTTGACCATCGGTGACGGTTTGGTGGCGCAATTGCCGTCATTGCTGCTGTCCACCGCTGCGGCGATCATGGTGACCCGTGCTTCCGGTTCGGAAGAAATGGGCAAGCTGATCAATCGGCAGATGTTCACCTCCCACAAGGCGTTGTCGGTTTCTGCCGGGATCATGATCGTCATGGGTCTGGTGCCGGGCATGCCGCACTTTTCCTTCATCAGCCTCGGGCTGGTGGCGGGCGGTGTCGCCTACTTGCTGTGGAAAAAGCAGAACGTGGTCAAGGTCCAGGCGTTGGAAGAGGTCAAGCGCCAGCAGGAGATGTTGCCATCGCCGACCCGGGTTCAGGATTCTAAAGAGCTGGGCTGGGATGACGTGACCCCCATCGACATGATCGGCCTGGAAGTGGGCTACCGCCTGATTCCGCTGGTGGATCGCAATCAGGGTGGTCAGTTGCTTGCGCGGATCAAGGGCGTACGCAAGAAGCTCTCTCAGGAGCTAGGCTTTCTCATGCCCACTGTGCATATCCGTGACAACCTGGATCTGGCGCCCAGTGCCTATCGTTTGACGCTCATGGGCGTGACGCTGGCGGAAGCCGAGATTTACCCGGACCGGGAGTTGGCGATCAACCCCGGTCAGGTGTTCGGCACCCTCAACGGTATTACCGCCAAGGACCCGGCGTTTGGTCTGGAAGCGGTATGGATTGAAATCAGCCAGCGCAGTCAGGCGCAGTCCCTGGGTTACACCGTGGTCGATGCCAGTACGGTAGTGGCGACGCACCTCAACCAGATTCTTTATAAACACTCTCATGAGCTGATTGGCCATGAAGAAGTCCAGCAATTGATGCAGTTGCTGGCTAAAGGCTCGCCGAAACTGGCTGAAGAGCTGGTTCCCGGGATTCTTTCGCTCTCGGCGTTGCTCAAGGTCCTGCAGTCGCTTCTGGCCGAACAAGTGCCGGTTCGCGACATTCGCAGCATCGCCGAAGCCATCGCGAACAACGCCATGCGGAGTCAAGATACCGCCGCGTTGGTTGCGGCAGTACGCGTCGGATTAAGCCGCGCAATCGTGCAAAGCATTGTAGGGATTGAGCCGGAGCTGCCAGTTATCACTCTGGAGCCAAGGTTGGAACAGATATTGCTCAATAGTTTGCAGAAGGCAGGTCAGGGTCAGGAAGAAGGCGTTCTGCTTGAGCCAAGCATGGCTGAAAAGCTCCAGCGTTCGTTGATCGACGCGGCGCAGCGGCAGGAGATGCAGGGTTTGCCGGTCATTCTTTTGGTTGCAGGCCCGGTTCGCGCCATGTTGTCACGCTTTGGACGACTGGCTGTACCGAACATGCATGTGTTGGCGTATCAGGAAATTCCTGACAATAAGCAAGTCACCATCGTAGCGACTGTCGGGCCTAACGGCTGA
- the flhF gene encoding flagellar biosynthesis protein FlhF — protein sequence MQVKRFFAADMRQAMKLVRDELGAEAAIIGNRRIAGGVELTAALDYKLSALAPRVPNIELEDELRKTQSRIVTAQAELNNRGDSDPSVNRQLFSGLPLSAADTHIEPTLEEPPRPFVQAHATPAEPAGGQRAYENMRFELNGLRELLEVQLGSLAWNQLQGSRPQQANLWRRLQRIGLSGPLSRDLLAMVGEIEEPRQAWRMLLAHLARMIATPEIEPLEEGGVIAMVGPAGMGKTTTLAKLAARYVLKYGAQNIALVSMDSFRIGAQEQLKTLGRILNVPVTHVDPGQSLAQALEPLLRKRVVLIDTAGLQASDPALRMQLESLAGRGIKARNYLVLATTSQKQVLTAAYHSYKRCGLSGCILTKLDETASLGEVLSLAISHELPVAYLTDGPRIPDDLHLPRRHQLVTRAVNVQMQEEPSEEAMADMFADLYHNPSKRVG from the coding sequence ATGCAAGTTAAGCGATTTTTCGCCGCCGATATGCGTCAAGCCATGAAACTGGTTCGCGATGAGCTGGGCGCAGAAGCGGCCATCATCGGTAATCGGCGGATTGCCGGTGGCGTAGAGCTGACTGCTGCGCTGGATTACAAGCTGTCTGCGCTGGCGCCTCGCGTGCCGAACATCGAGCTTGAAGACGAGCTGCGCAAAACCCAGTCGCGGATTGTTACCGCCCAGGCTGAACTGAACAATCGCGGCGACAGTGACCCGTCAGTCAATCGCCAGCTGTTCTCCGGCTTGCCGCTTAGCGCTGCCGACACGCATATCGAACCGACGCTCGAAGAGCCGCCGCGCCCATTCGTTCAAGCTCACGCAACCCCAGCGGAACCCGCCGGCGGCCAGCGCGCTTACGAAAACATGCGTTTCGAATTGAATGGTCTGCGTGAACTGCTGGAAGTCCAGCTGGGTTCGCTGGCCTGGAATCAACTGCAAGGCAGCCGTCCGCAACAGGCCAACCTGTGGCGTCGCCTGCAACGTATTGGTCTGTCCGGTCCGTTGTCCCGCGACCTGCTGGCAATGGTCGGCGAAATTGAAGAACCTCGTCAGGCCTGGCGCATGCTGTTGGCGCACCTGGCGCGGATGATTGCCACTCCGGAAATCGAGCCGCTCGAAGAGGGTGGCGTGATTGCCATGGTCGGCCCGGCTGGCATGGGTAAAACCACCACACTCGCCAAGCTGGCCGCGCGCTATGTGTTGAAGTACGGCGCACAGAACATCGCTCTGGTGAGCATGGACAGCTTTCGCATCGGCGCTCAGGAGCAGCTCAAGACTCTGGGCCGCATCCTCAACGTGCCGGTGACGCATGTCGATCCGGGCCAGTCGCTGGCTCAGGCACTGGAGCCGCTGTTGCGCAAGCGCGTGGTGTTGATTGACACCGCAGGCCTGCAAGCCAGCGATCCGGCCCTGCGCATGCAGCTCGAAAGCCTCGCCGGGCGTGGCATCAAGGCGCGTAATTATCTGGTGTTGGCAACGACCAGTCAGAAGCAAGTGCTGACCGCTGCCTACCACAGTTACAAACGTTGTGGCTTGTCCGGGTGCATCCTGACCAAGCTGGACGAAACTGCCAGCCTGGGCGAAGTACTCAGCCTGGCGATCAGTCATGAGCTACCTGTTGCCTACCTGACTGACGGGCCGCGAATACCTGATGATTTACACCTTCCGCGCCGGCACCAATTGGTTACCCGTGCGGTCAATGTGCAGATGCAGGAAGAGCCTAGCGAAGAAGCGATGGCGGATATGTTTGCCGACCTGTACCACAACCCCAGCAAGCGGGTGGGTTAG
- the fliM gene encoding flagellar motor switch protein FliM — protein sequence MAVQDLLSQDEIDALLHGVDDGLVQTEQVAEPGSVKSYDLTSQDRIVRGRMPTLEMINERFARYTRISMFNLLRRSADVAVGGVQVMKFGEYVHSLYVPTSLNLVKIKPLRGTALFILDAKLVFKLVDNFFGGDGRHAKIEGREFTPTELRVVRMVLDQAFIDLKEAWQAIMEVHFEYINSEVNPAMANIVGPSEAVVVSTFHIELDGGGGDLHVTMPYSMIEPVREMLDAGFQSDVDDQDERWVNALKQDVMDVSVPLSATVARRQLLLRDILHMQPGDVIPVELPESLVMRANGVPSFKVKLGSHKGHLALQVIEPIERR from the coding sequence ATGGCCGTGCAAGACCTGCTGTCCCAGGATGAGATCGATGCGCTGTTGCATGGCGTGGACGATGGTCTGGTTCAGACCGAACAAGTAGCCGAACCGGGTAGCGTCAAAAGCTACGACCTGACCAGTCAGGACCGGATTGTGCGGGGTCGCATGCCGACCCTGGAAATGATCAACGAACGCTTCGCCCGTTATACCCGGATCAGCATGTTCAACCTGCTGCGCCGCTCGGCTGATGTGGCGGTCGGCGGCGTACAGGTCATGAAGTTCGGTGAGTACGTGCATTCGCTGTACGTGCCCACCAGCCTCAACCTGGTGAAGATCAAGCCGCTGCGTGGCACTGCACTGTTTATCCTCGATGCCAAGCTGGTGTTCAAGCTGGTGGATAACTTCTTCGGCGGCGATGGCCGACACGCGAAAATCGAAGGCCGTGAATTCACGCCGACGGAATTGCGGGTCGTGCGCATGGTGCTGGATCAGGCCTTCATCGACCTGAAAGAAGCCTGGCAGGCGATCATGGAAGTGCATTTCGAGTACATCAACTCGGAGGTCAACCCGGCCATGGCCAACATCGTCGGGCCGAGCGAAGCGGTGGTGGTCTCCACGTTCCACATCGAACTCGATGGCGGCGGCGGCGATCTGCACGTGACCATGCCGTATTCGATGATCGAACCGGTGCGGGAAATGCTCGATGCGGGCTTCCAGTCCGATGTCGACGATCAGGACGAACGCTGGGTCAACGCCCTCAAGCAGGACGTCATGGATGTCTCCGTGCCGCTCAGCGCTACGGTTGCCCGTCGTCAATTACTGTTGCGCGACATTCTGCACATGCAGCCGGGAGACGTTATTCCCGTCGAGCTGCCGGAATCGCTGGTCATGCGCGCCAATGGCGTGCCGTCCTTCAAGGTCAAGCTGGGTTCGCACAAGGGCCATCTCGCCCTGCAAGTGATCGAACCAATAGAGCGACGTTGA
- the fliO gene encoding flagellar biosynthetic protein FliO — MIKLAGALLFLPLSALAAEPAVQAAGPQVAGSLPVGMGGQLIQLLFGLLLVIGLIFALAWTMRRVQRSGPGNAQLIELLGSRALGPRDRLVLVQVGNEQILLGVTPGRITPLHVLKEPVQVPVREQATPEFARRLMEIMGNKDQKDKK, encoded by the coding sequence ATGATCAAGCTTGCCGGAGCATTGCTGTTCCTGCCGCTCAGCGCGCTGGCGGCCGAGCCTGCGGTGCAGGCCGCCGGGCCACAGGTGGCCGGTTCGCTGCCGGTCGGGATGGGCGGGCAACTGATTCAGTTGCTGTTCGGGCTGTTGTTGGTGATCGGCCTGATCTTCGCGCTGGCCTGGACAATGCGGCGCGTGCAACGCAGTGGGCCAGGTAATGCCCAGCTCATTGAGTTGCTGGGCTCCCGAGCGCTGGGTCCGCGTGATCGACTGGTACTGGTGCAGGTTGGCAACGAGCAGATATTGCTGGGCGTTACGCCCGGGCGAATCACCCCATTGCACGTGCTCAAGGAGCCGGTGCAGGTTCCGGTCCGCGAGCAGGCCACTCCTGAATTCGCACGGCGCCTGATGGAAATCATGGGCAACAAGGATCAGAAGGATAAGAAGTAA
- the fliL gene encoding flagellar basal body-associated protein FliL: MAKSDDVKDPASKGKLKLIIVLIVALLLAVGLSVGATWFFMHKADSKPDPAAAAAETGVKHPAIFEAMTPAFVVNFNSNGRQRYMQVSITMLARNQADLEALKVHMPVIRNNLVMMFAGIPFESLATPIGQEMLRQKATASVQEVAQKELGKTVIEQLLFTNFVLQ, encoded by the coding sequence ATGGCGAAGAGCGACGACGTTAAAGACCCCGCCTCCAAAGGCAAACTCAAGCTCATCATCGTCCTGATAGTGGCTTTGTTGCTCGCTGTCGGCCTGTCGGTTGGCGCGACCTGGTTTTTCATGCACAAGGCTGACAGCAAGCCCGATCCAGCGGCTGCGGCTGCGGAGACCGGCGTCAAGCATCCCGCGATCTTCGAAGCCATGACCCCGGCATTCGTGGTCAACTTCAACTCCAATGGTCGCCAACGCTACATGCAGGTCAGCATCACCATGCTGGCGCGCAATCAGGCCGACCTTGAAGCGTTGAAGGTGCATATGCCGGTTATCCGCAACAATCTGGTGATGATGTTTGCCGGTATTCCGTTCGAATCCCTGGCAACTCCGATTGGCCAGGAAATGCTCCGTCAGAAAGCGACGGCCAGCGTTCAGGAAGTCGCACAGAAAGAGCTCGGCAAAACCGTGATCGAGCAGTTGCTTTTCACTAATTTCGTACTGCAGTAG
- the fleN gene encoding flagellar synthesis regulator FleN, whose protein sequence is MGSMHPVQVIAVTGGKGGVGKTNVSVNLSLALAELGRRVMLLDADLGLANVDVLLGLTPKRTLADVIEGRCELRDVLLQGPGGIRIVPAASGTQSMVHLTPAQHAGLIQAFSDIGDNLDVLVIDTAAGIGESVVSFVRAAQEVLLVVCDEPTSITDAYALIKLLNRDYGMNRFRVLANMAQSPQEGRNLFAKLTKVTDRFLDVALQYVGAVPYDECVRKAVQKQRAVYEAFPRSKCSLAFKAIAQKVDTWPLPANPRGHLEFFVERLVHQTFAGPVQ, encoded by the coding sequence ATGGGCAGCATGCATCCCGTACAGGTGATCGCGGTGACCGGCGGCAAAGGTGGCGTCGGTAAGACTAACGTGTCAGTGAACCTATCGCTGGCCTTGGCCGAGCTTGGCCGGCGCGTCATGCTGCTGGACGCCGACCTTGGCCTGGCCAATGTCGACGTGTTGCTGGGGCTTACGCCCAAGCGCACCCTTGCCGATGTGATTGAAGGGCGTTGCGAATTGCGCGACGTACTCCTTCAGGGCCCTGGCGGGATTCGCATCGTGCCAGCCGCTTCCGGCACGCAGAGCATGGTGCACCTGACGCCGGCGCAGCATGCCGGTCTGATTCAGGCCTTCAGCGATATTGGCGATAACCTCGACGTACTGGTCATCGATACGGCCGCCGGCATCGGCGAGTCGGTGGTGAGCTTCGTGCGCGCTGCCCAGGAAGTCTTGCTGGTGGTGTGCGACGAGCCGACCTCGATCACTGACGCCTACGCGCTGATCAAGCTGCTCAATCGCGACTACGGCATGAATCGCTTCCGGGTCCTGGCCAACATGGCCCAGAGCCCGCAGGAAGGCCGCAACCTGTTTGCCAAGCTAACCAAAGTGACCGACCGCTTCCTCGATGTTGCCCTGCAATACGTCGGTGCGGTGCCTTACGACGAGTGCGTGCGCAAGGCGGTGCAGAAGCAGCGTGCCGTTTATGAAGCGTTCCCGCGCTCCAAATGCTCCCTGGCCTTCAAGGCTATTGCGCAGAAAGTCGACACCTGGCCGCTGCCGGCCAATCCGCGCGGTCATCTTGAGTTTTTCGTGGAGCGACTTGTTCACCAGACATTTGCGGGGCCTGTCCAATGA
- a CDS encoding flagellar biosynthetic protein FliQ, with the protein MTPEVAVDLFREALWLTTVLVAILVVPSLLCGLMVAMFQAATQINEQTLSFLPRLIVMLITLIVAGPWLLKVFMEYILALYTSIPTVIG; encoded by the coding sequence ATGACGCCAGAAGTAGCCGTCGATCTGTTCCGTGAGGCGTTGTGGCTGACCACGGTGCTGGTGGCGATCCTCGTCGTACCCAGTCTGCTTTGCGGCTTGATGGTCGCCATGTTTCAGGCCGCCACCCAGATCAACGAACAGACCTTGAGCTTTCTGCCGCGTCTGATCGTGATGCTGATTACCCTGATCGTTGCCGGTCCGTGGTTGCTCAAGGTGTTCATGGAATACATCCTGGCGCTCTACACCAGCATTCCAACCGTGATCGGCTAG
- the fliA gene encoding RNA polymerase sigma factor FliA: MTASGYQMYSKTSKNSQYELIERYAPLVKRIAYHLLARLPASVQVEDLIQAGMIGLLEVSTKYDCTKGASFETYAGIRIRGAMLDEVRKGDWAPRSVHRNTRMVSDAIRSIEAKTGRDAKDHEVAAELQLSLDDYYGILNDTLGSRLFSFDDLLQDGEHEGLHEDGASGSLEPSRDLEDERFQAALADAIANLPERERLVLALYYDEELNLKEIGEVLGVSESRVSQLHSQCAARLRGRLGEWRAR; this comes from the coding sequence ATGACAGCCAGCGGCTACCAGATGTACAGCAAGACCTCCAAGAACTCGCAGTACGAGCTCATCGAGCGCTATGCGCCGCTGGTCAAGCGTATCGCCTATCACTTGCTGGCGCGCTTGCCGGCCAGTGTGCAGGTCGAGGACCTGATCCAGGCCGGCATGATCGGACTGCTTGAAGTGTCCACCAAGTACGACTGCACCAAAGGCGCGAGTTTCGAGACCTACGCGGGTATCCGGATTCGCGGCGCGATGCTCGATGAAGTGCGTAAAGGTGACTGGGCACCGCGTTCGGTTCACCGCAATACGCGCATGGTCAGTGACGCAATTCGCTCAATTGAAGCTAAAACAGGTCGTGACGCTAAAGATCACGAGGTTGCGGCCGAACTCCAATTGAGTCTCGATGATTATTACGGGATTTTGAACGATACCCTGGGCAGCCGGCTGTTCAGTTTCGACGACCTTTTGCAGGACGGCGAACATGAAGGGCTGCACGAGGACGGCGCAAGCGGTTCGCTTGAGCCATCGCGGGATCTGGAAGACGAACGTTTCCAGGCCGCGTTAGCAGATGCGATTGCCAATTTGCCAGAGCGCGAGCGACTGGTGTTGGCGCTGTACTATGACGAGGAGCTGAATCTCAAGGAAATCGGTGAGGTCCTTGGGGTCAGCGAGTCGCGAGTCAGCCAGTTACACAGCCAGTGCGCAGCTCGTTTGCGAGGGCGTTTGGGAGAGTGGCGAGCGCGTTGA
- the fliP gene encoding flagellar type III secretion system pore protein FliP (The bacterial flagellar biogenesis protein FliP forms a type III secretion system (T3SS)-type pore required for flagellar assembly.) produces the protein MPRILLTLLLVLAAPVAFGADPLSIPAITLSNGANGQQEYSVSLQILLIMTALSFIPAFVMLMTSFTRIIIVFSILRQALGLQQTPSNQILTGMAIFLTLFIMAPVFDRVNQDALQPYLAEKLTAQDAVAKAQVPIKDFMLAQTRTSDLELFMRLSKRTDIESPDQAPLTILVPAFVISELKTAFQIGFMIFIPFLVIDLVVASVLMAMGMMMLSPLIISLPFKIMLFVLVDGWALIIGTLASSFGGV, from the coding sequence ATGCCGCGCATTCTGTTGACGCTTCTGCTGGTGCTGGCGGCGCCTGTGGCGTTCGGTGCCGATCCGTTGTCGATCCCTGCGATCACGCTGTCCAACGGCGCCAACGGCCAGCAGGAATATTCGGTCAGCCTGCAAATTCTGCTGATCATGACGGCGCTGAGCTTCATCCCGGCGTTCGTCATGCTGATGACCAGTTTCACCCGGATCATCATTGTCTTTTCCATTCTGCGTCAGGCCCTGGGCTTGCAGCAGACGCCGTCGAACCAGATTCTCACCGGCATGGCGATTTTCCTGACCCTGTTCATCATGGCACCTGTCTTCGACCGGGTGAATCAGGACGCCTTGCAGCCTTATCTGGCTGAAAAGCTTACTGCCCAGGATGCCGTGGCCAAGGCTCAGGTGCCGATCAAGGACTTCATGCTGGCGCAGACGCGCACCAGCGATCTGGAGCTGTTCATGCGCCTGTCCAAGCGCACCGATATCGAGTCCCCCGATCAGGCGCCGCTGACCATCCTGGTGCCGGCGTTTGTGATTTCCGAACTCAAGACCGCCTTCCAGATCGGCTTCATGATTTTCATTCCCTTCCTGGTCATCGACCTGGTGGTTGCCAGCGTACTGATGGCGATGGGCATGATGATGTTGTCGCCGCTGATCATTTCCCTGCCGTTCAAGATCATGTTGTTTGTGCTGGTTGATGGCTGGGCGCTGATCATTGGCACCCTGGCCAGTAGTTTTGGTGGTGTATGA